Proteins encoded together in one Micromonospora auratinigra window:
- a CDS encoding HAD domain-containing protein translates to MSAPAPRPLLFLDVDGTLIPLGTPTAAQPGVPHGNTQAPALPADAHPLLHKVDPEHGRRLEALPCDLVWATTWMNDANDVLAPRLGLPTLPVVDWPVSDEVGILHWKTRGLVEWAQGRPFVWVDDEISHADQQWVSTHHHAPALLHQVDPRRGLTQHDFTVIESWLRRAR, encoded by the coding sequence ATGTCCGCCCCTGCACCGCGTCCGTTGCTGTTCCTCGACGTGGACGGCACCCTCATCCCGCTCGGAACACCCACGGCGGCTCAGCCGGGCGTGCCGCATGGCAACACCCAGGCACCGGCCCTACCAGCTGACGCCCATCCCCTGCTGCATAAGGTCGATCCGGAACACGGCCGCCGGCTGGAGGCCCTGCCATGTGATCTCGTGTGGGCGACAACCTGGATGAACGACGCGAACGACGTGCTCGCACCCCGGCTCGGGCTACCGACCCTGCCCGTCGTCGACTGGCCCGTCTCCGACGAGGTCGGCATCCTGCACTGGAAGACCCGTGGGCTGGTCGAATGGGCGCAGGGACGCCCCTTCGTCTGGGTCGACGACGAGATCTCCCACGCCGATCAACAATGGGTGTCGACTCATCACCACGCCCCGGCCCTGCTGCATCAGGTCGATCCCCGTCGCGGGTTGACCCAACACGACTTCACGGTCATCGAGAGCTGGCTCCGGCGGGCGCGGTAG
- a CDS encoding helix-turn-helix transcriptional regulator, with translation MNSHSNPVDQTTHTTTDTADTPAVEDVWTVERIRALGVTTTLATTASVLGISRSQAYRLAATGQFPLPLIRAGGRIIVPVAALLHLLQPDPAVTGAGRLDAGGKVSVDATTPPPADSTRHRWRHPLEHPGDDE, from the coding sequence ATGAACAGCCACTCGAACCCCGTTGACCAGACCACCCACACCACAACCGACACCGCGGACACGCCCGCCGTCGAGGACGTGTGGACCGTTGAGCGTATTCGCGCGCTCGGTGTCACCACCACCCTCGCCACCACCGCGTCGGTGCTCGGGATCAGCCGATCCCAGGCGTACCGGCTCGCCGCCACCGGCCAGTTCCCGCTACCGCTGATCCGGGCCGGAGGCCGCATCATCGTCCCCGTCGCCGCCCTCCTCCACCTTCTCCAACCCGATCCCGCCGTGACCGGCGCCGGACGACTTGATGCCGGCGGGAAGGTGAGCGTGGATGCGACGACCCCGCCACCAGCGGATTCCACCCGACACCGCTGGCGGCACCCCCTGGAGCATCCGGGAGACGACGAGTGA
- a CDS encoding tyrosine-type recombinase/integrase yields MKGSTFKRCSCRDSVTGRRLGRTCPQLRRPGGGWSRTHGHWHWQIEIPARADGTRRTLRHGPYPTQADADIVLDRIRAALAVPDPTDPHTTVKTGDLIETAVKTGAPVPSPEQVRRALHLDITPTELPTMEVYLTDWLAGRRNIKAGTLRSYEGHIRLYLIPHLGHLRIDRVRPGHIDAMYDAIAERNTTIATLRASRNPAKRDQVKNQRIVGNRTLHVIHATLRKALNDAMRRHRYIDTNPALMVELPTARAPKPTIWTDQRIRTWRDTGKSPSPVMIWTPEHTGRFLDHTHDAGDRLYALYHLITFTGLRRGEACGLHWDDLDLDAHTLTVRWQLVQHGWATAIDTPKTTDSEAAVALDTETVAVLRAHRARQHRERLAAGPAWTTTGLVFTTPTGGRLHPADVTDHFHHLATQAGLPPIRLHDLRHGAATMGLAAGVQMKVISNRLRHSSPHFTAKFYGDVLPELSHAAAEATAAVVIRRRSAGTQPA; encoded by the coding sequence GTGAAGGGATCCACCTTCAAACGCTGTAGTTGCCGTGACAGCGTCACGGGTCGGCGACTGGGACGTACCTGTCCCCAGCTACGCCGGCCCGGCGGCGGCTGGTCCCGCACCCACGGCCACTGGCACTGGCAGATCGAAATCCCCGCCCGCGCCGACGGCACCCGCCGCACCCTCCGCCACGGCCCCTACCCCACCCAAGCCGACGCCGATATCGTCCTGGACCGGATCCGGGCTGCGCTCGCCGTCCCCGACCCCACCGACCCCCACACCACCGTCAAGACCGGCGATCTCATCGAAACCGCCGTCAAAACCGGCGCGCCCGTCCCCAGCCCAGAGCAGGTCCGCCGGGCGCTGCACCTCGACATCACCCCCACCGAACTCCCGACGATGGAGGTGTATCTGACCGACTGGCTCGCCGGGCGCCGGAACATTAAGGCCGGAACCCTGCGCTCCTACGAAGGGCATATCCGCCTGTACCTGATCCCGCACCTCGGGCACCTGCGCATCGATCGGGTCCGCCCCGGTCACATCGACGCCATGTACGACGCCATCGCCGAACGCAACACCACCATCGCCACCCTGCGCGCCAGCCGCAACCCCGCGAAGCGCGACCAGGTCAAGAATCAGCGGATCGTCGGCAACCGGACCTTGCACGTCATCCACGCGACCCTGCGCAAGGCCCTCAACGACGCGATGCGCCGCCACCGCTACATCGACACCAACCCCGCCCTCATGGTCGAACTACCTACGGCCCGAGCACCCAAGCCCACCATCTGGACCGATCAACGGATCCGCACCTGGCGGGACACCGGCAAGTCGCCCAGCCCGGTGATGATCTGGACCCCCGAACACACCGGCAGATTCCTCGACCACACCCACGACGCCGGCGACCGGCTCTACGCCCTCTACCACCTCATCACCTTCACCGGCCTCCGCCGAGGCGAAGCCTGCGGCCTCCACTGGGACGACCTCGACCTCGACGCCCACACGCTCACGGTCCGCTGGCAACTCGTCCAACACGGCTGGGCCACCGCCATCGACACCCCCAAAACCACCGACAGCGAAGCCGCAGTCGCCCTCGACACCGAAACCGTCGCCGTCCTGCGCGCCCACCGCGCCCGGCAACACCGTGAGCGCCTCGCGGCCGGTCCCGCCTGGACCACCACCGGGCTCGTGTTCACCACACCCACCGGTGGCCGGCTTCACCCCGCCGACGTCACCGACCACTTCCACCATCTCGCCACCCAAGCGGGGCTGCCGCCCATCCGACTTCATGACCTTCGGCACGGTGCCGCCACCATGGGGCTCGCCGCCGGCGTCCAGATGAAGGTCATCTCCAACAGACTCCGCCACTCCAGCCCACACTTCACCGCCAAGTTCTACGGCGACGTTCTTCCGGAGCTGTCCCACGCCGCTGCAGAGGCCACGGCG